In a genomic window of Streptomyces pristinaespiralis:
- the tesB gene encoding acyl-CoA thioesterase II — MNQALDELLDLLDLEQIEQNIFRGSSRSAVVPRVFGGQVAAQALVAAGRTAPADRTAHSLHSYFLRMGDPGAPIVYTVDRIRDGRSFTTRRVVAVQHGQPIFHLSASFQTPEEGLEHQAEMPDAPDPESLPTAAELLPRYADRFVDPGVVDRLLEARAAVDLRYVDEPPYATAGRPREPRSQVWFRANGKLADDSLLHVCLATYVSDMTLLDSVLLAHGRGGWAVGDVVGASLDHAMWFHRPFRADEWLLYDQQSPSASGGRGLGQARIYTQDGQLAISVIQEGVVRVPR, encoded by the coding sequence GTGAACCAAGCGCTCGACGAACTGCTCGATCTGCTCGACCTGGAGCAGATCGAGCAGAACATCTTCCGGGGAAGTTCCCGTTCGGCCGTGGTCCCCCGCGTCTTCGGCGGCCAGGTCGCCGCGCAGGCGCTGGTCGCCGCGGGCCGGACGGCCCCGGCGGACCGCACCGCGCACTCCCTGCACTCGTACTTCCTGCGCATGGGCGACCCGGGCGCCCCGATCGTCTACACGGTCGACCGCATCCGCGACGGACGGTCGTTCACGACCCGCCGGGTGGTCGCGGTGCAGCACGGCCAGCCGATCTTCCACCTCTCCGCGTCGTTCCAGACGCCCGAGGAGGGCCTGGAGCACCAGGCGGAGATGCCCGACGCGCCGGACCCGGAATCGCTGCCGACGGCCGCCGAGCTGCTCCCGCGCTACGCGGACCGCTTCGTCGACCCCGGCGTGGTGGACCGGCTCCTCGAGGCACGCGCGGCGGTCGACCTCCGTTACGTGGACGAGCCGCCGTACGCCACGGCGGGCCGGCCGCGCGAGCCGCGTTCCCAGGTCTGGTTCCGCGCGAACGGCAAGCTCGCCGACGACTCCCTGCTGCACGTCTGTCTCGCGACGTACGTCTCCGACATGACGCTGCTCGACTCGGTCCTGCTCGCCCACGGGCGGGGCGGCTGGGCGGTCGGGGACGTCGTGGGAGCGTCGCTGGACCACGCGATGTGGTTCCACCGGCCGTTCCGGGCCGACGAATGGCTCCTGTACGACCAGCAGTCACCGTCCGCCTCCGGCGGCCGGGGCCTGGGCCAGGCCCGTATCTACACCCAGGACGGGCAGCTGGCGATCTCGGTCATCCAGGAAGGCGTGGTCCGCGTCCCGCGCTGA